A stretch of Mycobacterium sp. ITM-2016-00316 DNA encodes these proteins:
- a CDS encoding ATP-binding protein, giving the protein MSEQFHLSRLQVINWGVFDGYHSVPISAGGSLIAGASGSGKSSLLDAISLGFLPFNRRNFNASGDNTAAGSSAGRRTVDKYVRGAWGQRSDAGVSQVIYLRGEGTTWSAVAVTYTSNTGRSITGLVLKWLTGESRSDSSSRFVLGDGDIDIEEVCNRWAAARFDNGAFKDGGWRFSTKVESQYLAQLYASIGIRASEAAQQLLGKAKSLKSVGGLEQFVRDFMLDEPDSLARLPEALKQIDPLVEARELLAVAQRKRKILGDIETIQIRYASESSDLGIIDLVDTQMVRAYTDHVRLQQCPAQVENLDSTIDQLENEYGDLTRQLNLAKAEGDSLNAQISGASTNVGPLQSQVAAAEAQAEEITRRYAAYEEMVSAQGLPVPETADEFWNLREDLSKQAAGLAVKLERGREASTDAEYAQKAARIARDHAAKELKRVEQVGSALPEFAVTMREHICTAVGIDPSALPYVAELMDLRPEENRWRAAVEKVLRSVGLRLLVPDEHYAKVLRFVNETNMRGRLALHHVRINAPDRVPEPNTLAGKLFVVNPDHPCAAEALDVLSAAGDHICVDTPDLFTRFRRAVTDAGLYKDSDRLAIKDDRRALKPSEYIYQGDITAKLDALTGELAEAEETFTQARQAADDIAAGRQQWRDRAAACKAICEQFPQWSQIDTETADGHADRLREQYDLLMADNPDVEALSVRAEECWNDIQTLMTRRGAVQTRRDDLDGRRTRLMDLQDRLAPAAISDAATDLLRRYSAEVPVALELLNPEPHREALLGAIRRERDQLTESRRRSHDELARIIATFDTSFPDAIPNDSEDFDERVHDYVAVCRHIDERELPDAYDRMMRLITEQAPDAILTLHRVAEQETRRISDQIDRVNTGLGSVEFNRGTRLTLRATPRSLVAVAELTDIVKSISRRIAEVGLGDKKAILDQYADILRLRNRLAGNSPEDRAWTRDALDVRNRFTFDCAEWDVRSEELIRTHSNAGDNSGGEQEKLMAFCLAGALSFNLANPDSGDNKPVFAQLMLDEAFSKSDPQFAQQALQAFRKFGFQLVIVATVQNATTIQPYIDGVVMVSKTEATGRNARPVASVATKTISDFTALRRELKIPEPV; this is encoded by the coding sequence CGCTGGGGCCTCCGGCAGCGGCAAATCCTCACTGCTGGACGCCATCTCGCTCGGTTTTCTGCCGTTCAACCGGCGCAACTTCAACGCCTCGGGCGACAATACGGCCGCCGGTTCCAGCGCCGGGCGGCGCACCGTGGACAAGTACGTGCGCGGTGCCTGGGGCCAGCGCAGCGACGCCGGGGTCAGCCAAGTCATCTATCTGCGCGGCGAGGGCACCACCTGGTCGGCGGTCGCGGTCACCTACACCAGCAACACCGGCCGCTCGATCACCGGACTGGTGCTCAAATGGCTCACCGGCGAGTCGCGTTCGGACTCGTCGAGCAGGTTCGTGCTCGGCGACGGCGATATCGACATCGAGGAGGTCTGCAACCGCTGGGCGGCCGCACGCTTCGACAACGGCGCTTTCAAAGATGGGGGCTGGCGGTTCTCCACCAAGGTGGAATCCCAGTATCTGGCCCAGCTGTATGCCTCCATCGGGATCCGCGCCTCCGAGGCCGCCCAGCAGCTGCTCGGAAAAGCCAAGTCGCTCAAGAGCGTCGGCGGTCTGGAACAGTTCGTCCGCGATTTCATGCTCGATGAACCCGACAGCCTGGCCCGGCTGCCCGAAGCCCTCAAGCAGATAGACCCGCTGGTGGAGGCCCGCGAGTTGCTGGCGGTCGCGCAGCGCAAGCGCAAGATCCTCGGTGATATCGAGACCATCCAGATCCGCTACGCCTCGGAGTCCTCCGATCTCGGCATCATCGATCTGGTCGACACGCAGATGGTGCGCGCCTACACCGATCATGTCCGGCTGCAGCAGTGCCCGGCCCAGGTCGAGAACCTGGACAGCACCATCGACCAGCTGGAGAACGAGTACGGCGACCTGACTCGGCAGCTCAATCTGGCCAAGGCCGAGGGTGACTCGCTCAACGCCCAGATCAGCGGTGCCAGCACCAACGTCGGCCCGCTGCAATCGCAGGTGGCCGCCGCCGAGGCGCAGGCCGAGGAGATCACCCGACGTTACGCCGCCTATGAGGAGATGGTCTCCGCGCAGGGCCTGCCGGTCCCCGAAACCGCGGACGAATTCTGGAACTTGCGCGAGGATCTCAGCAAGCAGGCCGCCGGGCTCGCAGTGAAGCTGGAACGCGGCCGGGAAGCCTCCACCGACGCCGAGTACGCCCAGAAGGCGGCACGGATCGCGCGCGATCACGCGGCCAAGGAGCTCAAACGCGTCGAACAGGTGGGTTCGGCGCTGCCGGAGTTCGCGGTGACCATGCGCGAACACATCTGCACCGCAGTCGGTATCGATCCCTCGGCGCTGCCCTATGTCGCCGAACTGATGGACCTGCGTCCCGAGGAGAACCGCTGGCGCGCCGCGGTCGAGAAGGTGCTGCGTTCGGTCGGGCTGCGACTGCTGGTACCCGATGAGCACTACGCCAAGGTGCTGCGCTTCGTCAACGAGACCAACATGCGTGGGCGGCTCGCGCTGCACCATGTGCGGATCAACGCCCCCGACCGCGTACCCGAGCCGAACACGCTGGCGGGCAAGCTGTTCGTCGTCAACCCCGACCATCCTTGCGCGGCCGAGGCGCTCGACGTCCTCAGCGCCGCAGGTGACCACATCTGTGTGGACACCCCGGATCTGTTCACCCGGTTCCGCCGCGCGGTCACCGATGCCGGTCTGTACAAGGACTCCGATCGGTTGGCCATCAAGGACGACCGCCGTGCCCTCAAACCGTCCGAGTACATCTACCAGGGTGATATCACCGCCAAGCTGGACGCACTGACCGGCGAATTGGCGGAAGCCGAAGAGACTTTCACGCAGGCCCGCCAGGCCGCCGACGATATCGCTGCCGGGCGCCAGCAGTGGCGGGACCGCGCCGCGGCCTGCAAGGCCATCTGCGAGCAGTTCCCGCAGTGGAGCCAGATCGACACCGAGACCGCCGACGGACATGCCGACCGGTTGCGCGAGCAGTACGACCTGCTGATGGCCGACAATCCCGATGTGGAGGCGCTCAGCGTCCGCGCCGAGGAGTGCTGGAACGACATCCAGACCCTGATGACGCGACGCGGGGCCGTGCAGACGCGGCGCGACGATCTCGACGGGCGCCGCACCCGGCTGATGGATCTACAGGACCGGTTGGCTCCGGCGGCGATCTCGGATGCCGCCACCGACCTGCTGCGGCGCTATTCCGCCGAGGTACCGGTCGCCTTGGAGCTGCTGAACCCGGAACCACACCGCGAGGCTCTCCTTGGCGCGATCCGGCGCGAGCGCGATCAACTCACCGAAAGCCGCAGGCGGTCCCATGACGAACTGGCGCGCATCATCGCCACCTTCGACACCTCGTTCCCCGATGCCATCCCCAACGACTCCGAGGATTTCGACGAGCGGGTCCACGATTACGTCGCCGTCTGCCGCCACATCGATGAACGCGAGCTTCCGGACGCCTATGACCGGATGATGCGGCTGATCACCGAGCAGGCCCCCGATGCCATCCTGACCCTGCACCGGGTGGCCGAGCAGGAGACCCGGCGGATCAGCGACCAGATCGACAGGGTCAACACCGGTTTGGGTTCGGTGGAGTTCAACCGCGGAACCCGGTTGACGCTGCGCGCCACCCCTCGCAGCCTGGTCGCGGTGGCCGAGCTCACCGACATCGTCAAGTCCATCTCGCGCCGTATCGCCGAGGTGGGTCTCGGGGACAAGAAGGCGATCCTGGATCAGTACGCAGACATTCTGCGGCTTCGTAATCGGCTGGCCGGCAACAGTCCCGAGGACCGAGCCTGGACCCGGGACGCTCTCGATGTGCGCAACCGGTTCACCTTCGACTGTGCCGAGTGGGATGTGCGCAGCGAGGAGCTGATCCGGACGCACAGCAATGCCGGCGACAACTCCGGCGGCGAGCAGGAGAAGTTGATGGCGTTCTGTCTCGCGGGCGCGCTGAGCTTCAACCTGGCCAATCCCGACAGCGGGGACAACAAACCGGTTTTTGCACAGCTGATGCTGGACGAGGCGTTCTCCAAGTCCGATCCGCAGTTCGCCCAGCAGGCCCTGCAGGCGTTCCGCAAGTTCGGGTTCCAGCTCGTCATCGTCGCGACCGTGCAGAACGCCACCACCATCCAGCCCTATATCGATGGGGTGGTCATGGTGTCCAAGACCGAGGCGACCGGCCGCAATGCCCGCCCCGTCGCATCGGTCGCGACCAAGACGATCAGCGATTTCACTGCGCTGCGTAGAGAACTCAAGATCCCGGAGCCCGTCTGA